CAGCACCGAAGAGGCCGACGACGAAGACGCAGCGCTCGGCGAGGGCGACACCGACTGACCTGCGGCATCTGCACAACTGTTTCTCTGGACGTCGACGACCCATCCGACACGCCGAGACCGTCCCGTGACGGAACCCAGGACAGCGGGAGTGGTCGATGGGGCCCGGGGGCACCTAATTCAGGACCAGTTCCCGACGTTGGAGGTGAAAACCATTAGGAAGCCAACGAACGTATCCATCCGTGTCGAGTCATGTACGATACCATACTCCTCCCGTTCGACGGCAGCGACGATGTGGCCGGAGTCCTCCATCACGCAAGCGAGATCGCACACTGGGCCGACGCCACCATCCACCTGCTCTACGTCGCCGACACGACCCGTGACAGCGTCACGGTCATCGAAGGCCGAACCGTCGACGCGCTCGAAAGCAAGGGCGAAGACATCGTCGCGGAGGGCGCGAAGACCCTGGAGACACTCGGCGTGTCGTACGAGACCGATATCGTCCAGGGGAACCCGGCTCCGACCATCGTCGACTACGCCGAACGGTACGGCCACGACCTCATCGTGATGCCGACCCACGGACGCGAGGGGCTCGCTCGGTACCTCGTCGGCAGTGTGTCCGAGAAGGTCGTCCGACTCTCCTCGGTTCCCGTTCTCTCGGTCCGCATGCAACCCGACGAGACGCTCGAATTCCCCTACGAGAACGTCCTCGTCCCGACCGACGGGAGTTCCACCGCGACGCATGCCGCCGACCATCTCGTCGACCTCGCGGCGTCGCTCGATGCGACACTCCACGTCCTCTCAGTCGTGGACGACTCCGCACTCGGACTCGACGTCCGCTCGTCGGTTTCCGGGAAGGAGAGCGAACAGGAAGCGAGCGAGGCGATCGAGACCATCGTCTCCATGGCCGAATCACGGGGAGTGACTGATATCGTCAGCCACGTCGAACACGGGCAGCCCGACGAGCGCATCCTCGACTGCATCGAATCGAACGACGTACAGCTCGTCGGGATGGGGACGACCGGACGACGTGGCACGGACCGTATCCTGCTCGGCAGTGTCGCCGAGAAGACCGTGCGCTCGGCACCGGTCCCCGTGATGACCGTCGCAGAACCGGAGTGAGACCGTCCCGCGCAGTATCTGAGAAGCCCGAGGTGCTGGCACTACTCGCTCCCTCTGTGGTTTCTGGACTCGTCGCGTTGGAGAGCCTCAGCCGTCACGTCCCCAGTACCGGGCTGACCAGTTTGATATCGCGATATGTAGTTTATATACGCTCTTCAGACCAGATATCTGCAGTTAGAACCCGCAGAGAGGGAGAATTCCGGATTCCAGACGCACATACCGGTTGAGCATGATTAGTATAGTAATCACGACCACTTTGAAGTACCCCGACGCTGTCGGTGAAGCACGAATGCTGCAACCGCCTCACGACGGCGCTTCCCCTGGGGTAGAGGCACCGAGACCGGGCCCGCAGGACGGTGGAGGGCCGGTTGATGCCTGATCGAGCGCTTTCGACGCCGCTTGACGACAGCTTCGAACGCTACCTCCAGGACAAGGGGAAAGGCCGCGGTGGCGACGGCGGGAACTACCGACGTAACGCTGCACGCGAGCTCGAGCGGTTCGCCGAGTGGGCCGCCGGCGACCGCGGCGACGACTGAACCAGGGTCATCCCCGACGACGTTGGGCGGGAGCCAACCTTCGACAATCCCGACGAAAGCGTCTTCCGGAAGTACGCCCGACATATCGGTGAAGATTTGGGGGACTCAAGTAGAACACGGTA
The DNA window shown above is from Haloarchaeobius litoreus and carries:
- a CDS encoding universal stress protein, translating into MYDTILLPFDGSDDVAGVLHHASEIAHWADATIHLLYVADTTRDSVTVIEGRTVDALESKGEDIVAEGAKTLETLGVSYETDIVQGNPAPTIVDYAERYGHDLIVMPTHGREGLARYLVGSVSEKVVRLSSVPVLSVRMQPDETLEFPYENVLVPTDGSSTATHAADHLVDLAASLDATLHVLSVVDDSALGLDVRSSVSGKESEQEASEAIETIVSMAESRGVTDIVSHVEHGQPDERILDCIESNDVQLVGMGTTGRRGTDRILLGSVAEKTVRSAPVPVMTVAEPE